The Haloterrigena turkmenica DSM 5511 genome includes the window CAGCAGCAGGCCGTCGAGGTCCGCGTCGACCTCCGTCTCGAGCAGGCGCTCGCCGCCGAACGCGGCTTCGACGCGCTCGCACTCGGTCTCCTGCTCGAGTGCGAGGTTGTGCGCCGGATAGGCACCGCACTCGTCGGGAAAGCGCTCGCCGTCGTGGATGCGACACTGCAGCGTCATCGGATCGAGGAAGACGCAGGTCGGGAGCCACGCCGGTTCCTCGCGGTCGAAGGGCGCGACCGGCTTGGGCGGCTTCCGGAGGCCGACGAAGAAGACCGGCCGACCGGCGACGGCGGCGACGCTGCGGCCGTCGATCTCGACGCCCTCGCTCTCGTCGCGAGCGCGCCAGAACCGCGGCGTCAGGGCTGCTGCCATCCCCGCTTCGAGGAATCCACGGACCTCGTCGCGGGCGAGGGCGACGAAGTTGGCGTCGTCGTCGATCGGCGGCCGGCCGTCGCCCTCGCCGTCGTCGAATGGCCGATGCCGTCGCTCGCTCGCCGTCCCGACGGAGTCGATCGCGCCCTCGTTCTCGCCGTCCTCGAGCAGCGCTCGCCAGTCCATGCAACAGCCCGCACAGCCCTCGCAGTGGACCTCCATACGCGACGGTAACACGGGAGCACGGAAAACCCATCTGGCGCGGGAGAACGACTTTCAGCGCGCGGTACGCAGTTTCAGGTATGGCACGGAACACCTGCGACGGCTGCGAACGAACGATCTCGGTCGCCGGCGGCATCGCCAACCTCTGGACGTTCGGCGAGAACGACGGCAGCGACGGAACCGCGATGGCCCTCGAGTTGGCCGACGGATCGGAGCACCTGCTGTGTTACCCCTGTATCGAGGCCCTGCCCGACGAACCGACGGCCGACGACGTGGCCCGACTCGAGCAGGTCGACGAGGAGCACTCGCAGCTGAGCGTCCAGTGACCGAAAAAAATCGGGCCGACGCGATCGGCTGACGGGTGGACCGCAGTCGTGAGCGCGACGCGAGTAGCACCGATCGTGAGATCGTTCGCGGTCGACCGCGGGTGCGCGTGAGCCACAGACCGCGACCGCGATCGCCGCAGTATCGTGGGCCGCACGCGGAAGGGATGGCCGGCGACGAGCCGTCGCGGCCGAGCGCCCCTCCGTACCCGAATCGAAGGACAGAGCTCCTATTCGTAATCACCCGCCTATCGCCCGGTAACGGCCGCATACCACGGGAAATCCTGCTGTCGGATGCTCCGTAGCCACCGGTTTCGCGGTTCGGACGACCGTCTCGAGGTGCGGTCTCGAGTCCGACAACTGCATCGCGCGCGACGGTTCGTAGCCTTTAGGACGCGGCCGCGCGGTGCATCGAACGGTGAATCCCGAGCGGATCTTCGAGGAGTTTCCCGCGCCCAGCTACCGCGGGACCCAGGAGCAGGCCCTCCGCGACATTCAGGACGCCTTCGCGGCCGGCAATGACGTGGTGTTAGTCCGGGCGCCGACGGGCAGCGGTAAGTCCCTGCTCGCCCGCGCGGTCGCGGGCTGTGCGCGGAAGATCGACGACGCCGATCCCAGCGACGCGACCGGCGCCTACTACACGACCCCGCAGGTCTCGCAGTTGGACGACGTCGCGGCCGACGACCTGCTGGCGGATCTGAACGTCATTCGCGGGAAGTCCAACTACAGCTGTATCCTCCCCGACGAGCGAGACACGCCGGTCAATCAGGCCCCCTGCGTCCGCGAGCGCGGGTACGACTGTTCGGTCAAGCATCGCTGCCCCTACTTCTCGGACCGCGCGATCGCTTCGAACCGCAATATCGCCGCGATGACGCTGGCGTACTTCATGCAGACCGCGGGCAGCGAGGTCTTTCGCAAACGCGACGTCGTGGTCGTCGACGAGGCCCACGGGCTGGCCGAGTGGGCCGAAATGTACGCGACGATTCAGCTCGGACCGCGGACCGTCCCCTTCTGGGACGACCTGCGCGTCCCCGAAATCGACGACCTCGATCGGGCCGTCCGGTACGCCGAGAACCTCCAGCAGAAGTGCACCCGCCGGAAGGACGAGGTGCTCGCACAGGACTCGCTGACGACGGCGGAGGTTCGCGAACGCGACCGCCTGCAGGAACTCATCGGCGAACTCGACTGGTTCGTCTCGGACTACCGCGATCCCCAGAGCCCGACGACGTGGCTGGTCGACCAGTCCGAGCTGTCGGGCGCTCGGACGAGCGGCGATGCCGACGGAAACGACGACCCCGCGGGCGGCCCGCTGACGATCAAGCCGATGAACCCCGAGAAGTACCTCCAGCACACCGTCTGGGACCGGGGCAACAAGTTCGCGCTGCTATCGGCGACGATCCTCAACAAGGAAGCCTTCTGTCGTCAGGTCGGGTTGACCCCCGAGAACGTCGCGCTGGTCGACGTCGAACACACCTTTCCCGTCGAGAACCGGCCGCTGTACGACGTCTCTCAGGGGAAGATGACCTACGAACAGCGCGACGAGACGACGCCGAAGATCGCCCGCACGATCGTCCGACTGATGGCCCGCCACCCCGACGAGAAGGGCTTGGTCCACGCCCACTCCTACGACATCCAGGAGCGCCTCGCCGACCTGCTCGCGGACTTCGGCGTCGGCGATCGGATTCGGACCCACGACCGCGACGGGCGCGACGCCGCCCTCGACGGCTGGAAGGCCAGCGACGACCCCGACGTCTTCCTCTCGGTGAAGATGGAGGAGGCGCTGGATCTGAAGGGCGACCTCTGTCGCTGGCAGGTGCTCTGTAAGGCCCCCTTCCTCAACACCGGCGACTCGAGGGTCGCCCACCGACTCGAGGAGGGCCAGTGGGCGTGGTACTACCGCACCGCCCTCCGGACGGTCATCCAGGCCTGCGGCCGGGTCGTCCGGGCGCCCGACGACCACGGCGCGACGTATCTGGCCGACTCGAGTCTGCTGGACCTGTTCGAGCGCGCTCGGACGGACATGCCCGACTGGTTCGAGGCGCAGGTCGTCCGGATGGAGCGGCCGGAGCTCCCCGAGTTTCAGCCGTCGGCAGCCCTCGGTGGCGGCGCGTCGTCGACTCGAGGGAGTGGCGGAGCCGACGACGCCGACGGTCGCGAGCGGCGAACGCGAACCGATCGATCACGGACGCGCTCGCGCTCTCGGCGGTCCGGTCGGTCGTCGAACTCGAGCCCGGTGGCCGACGTCTGGGACACGGACGGCTGACGGAGAACGCTTCGGTCGACAGCCTCGAGACCGAGACGGCATCGGCGATCGAACCGGCGGCGAGACGGCCCGCTGTATGCGTGCGAACCAGTGTCGACGAGACCCGTCTACAGGGCGGTGGCGCCCCACGCGACCATCGAGGAGATCATCAGAAACGCGAACGTGAGGGCGATGAACTGGTTCCGGTTCATACGAGATGCCAGTCACCGAATCGGTATGAATGTCACGACCGGCCGACCGCGGGAGGCGGCTGCGTCGCCGTCACTCGAACCGCGCGTCCACCACGACGTGTGCGACGCCGGCGCTGTGGCTCTTGACGCGGCGCTTCTCGAGCACCTCGAACTCCCGACCGGCGGCCTCGCCCGCGGCCGCGAGCCGCTCGAGCGGGCGGTCCCAGAGCCGGGACTCGGGCGTCGCCTCGTGGTAGTGGACGACGCCGCCGGGAGACAGCGCCTCGAGGGCGGCGGGGAGGAACTCGTGGGCCTCGTCCGTGCGGGTTCCGTCTCCGTCGTCTGCCCCGCTGGCCTCTCCGTCGAACTCGTCGGTCTCACCGCCAGACCCGCCGCTACCGTAGTAGCCCATCACCACGCGGTCGGCCTCGAGTTCGCCCGCGAGCTCCCGACAGTCGGTCATGTAGGCGTCGACGCGGTCGCCGACGTCGTTCAGCATGGCGTTCTCGAGCAGGTAGCGGAAGGCGGTCGGATTGATCTCGGTCGCGGTCACCCGCGCGCCGGCACGGGCCATCGGGAGGGTGAAGTAGCCGATGCCGGCGAACATGTCGAAAACGCGCTCGTCGGTGCTCCCCAGTTCGCCCATCCGGGCCCGTTCGGCCTGGTTCCCCGGCGAGAACATCACTTTCGCGGGATCGAGGCCGTAGCGGGTCCCGTGTTCGGTGTGGATCGTCTCGGTGTCGCGCTCGCCGGCGATCAGTCGGGTTCGAGGTTCGCGGTGGGTGCCGGCCGTACCGTCGTTCGCGATCCCCTCGTCGGCCAGCACGCTGTCGGCCTCGCCGTGGATCTCGAGTAAGGCCTCGCCGAGTTCCCCCCCGTCGGGACAGCCCTCGGGCACCGTCACGAGGATCACCGAGCCGATGACGGCCCACGAGCCCGGCACCGCCTCGAGTTGCGCGTCAGTCCAGCCACGGTCGGCCAGCAGGTCCTCGAGGTCCGGGTTCCGGCGTTCGGGCTCGAGTTGGCGCACGATCTCGAGCACCCGCGTCTCCGTCGGCGGTTCGGTAACGGGCAGCGCGACCTGTTCGCGTTCGGAGCCGTCCTCGCTGGTCGCGTCGTTCCCCGTCTGTACACCGGTTTTCGACTCGTTCGCAGGGTCCACGGGCATCGCGTCGCGCCGCCCGCGCGCCTCACGGACTTTCCGCGAGTCGTCGTAGACGCCCTCGGCGCGCAGCGACTCGATGGCCGTCTCCGCGCGAGTCTTCTCGACAATCGCGGCCAGCGGCGCGTCGGCCTCCGCGCGCTCGAGGGCGTCGTCGATCGTGTCCGGGTCCTCAGGCATCGTCCTCGTCGCGGTTCGCGTACGGATCGTAGTGTCCGGATTCGTCTTCCCCCTCGTCGCCCGTGTCGGGGTCGGGATCGGGCAGTACGTGTAGCCCGGCGCGGCTCTTCAGCACGGGCACCGTCTCGGCCTCGGGATCGAAGTAGTCCGGCCGGGAGACGGTCGTCGCCCGGTAGGTCTCGGGATCGAGCACCTGCACGGCGTTCTCGTCCTCGACGGTGACGACCGTAGCCTCGACGGCGTCCTCGAGGTCGCCGAGTTTCCGGGCGTCGGGGGCGTTGCCCTCCTCGTAACTGGCCTCGTAGCGCTCGCCGGTCGTCGCGCGGACGCCCTTGAGGTTGCCGCGGGCGCTGCGGACGATCACGGGGCCGCCGTCGTCGTCGGCGAGCTCGATGACGTCGCCGGGGGTGTACGGCGGAAGGCGGACGGCGAAGGTGACTCGATAGACCTCGTTGCCGTCCTCGTCCTCCGTCACGAGCGTCTCGGCGTCGTTGACGGTGCCGCCGAACTCCTCGACCATCTTGTTCGAGATCTTCTTGCCGATCTTGTTGGTCGAGACCTTGATGTTCAGCCCCTCGTCGACCTCGCCCATCTCGGTGACGAAGGCGTTGCGGTCGCCGGTCGCCTCCATGTCGGCGACGACGGTGTTGGCGATCTCCTTCGCGCGGTCCATCTCGTCGGTCGTCGGCGTCCGCTCCTCGGCGCGGATCTGGACGATGCTGGCGTAGTAGTCGCCGGCGATCCGCCCACAGCGCAGGCAAGTCTGGCGGGCGATCTTAACGGGGACCATCACCTGCTCCTCGACGGGCGTTCCGCGGACCACGCCCGTGAAGTAACAGTGCATCCGGATGGTGTTCTCGTCGATCTGTTCGGGCTCGACCTGCCAGGCGACGTCCTCGACGTCGACGTGGACGGCCAGCGCCTCGCTGACCTCCTCGATGGCGATGTCGGTGTAATCCTGCGCGCCGACGTCGACCCACCGATTCCCGCGGTAGACCGCGCCGCACTGGGCACAGACCCGGACGTCGATCCGATCCGGTGCGTCCACGAAGTCGAAGCCCTCGAAGTAACACGAATCGCAGAGTTCGACCTCGGCGCCGGGGCGGAGGGGATCGTTCGCGGGTTCGCCATCTGCGTCGCTCGCCGACCGTTCAGGAACGGGGTCCCCACACCGGGGACAGAACGCACGCGACTCACTCATTGTCCCCGTTTGGGGGTTCGCGGAGTTAAACGCCGCGCTCTCCGCGATGCGATCCCGTCTACGATTTCTTCTCGTCGTCGGCCCCCGCACCCCCGTCGGTTTCCCGTCGGCGGAGCCACTCGAGCGAGAGCGCGCCGCCGGCGATCCCCGCTCCCGCGGTGAACCCCGGCATGCCGTCGTTGGCGTCTTCCCCGCTAGCGTTCTCGTCACCGTCTCCCTCGCCGGCGTCGCTGTTCGATCCGTCGTCCGTGCGTTCGGTGCCGTTGGTGGCCCCCTCGGATATGCCCCCCTCCTCGTCGGCGTCGTTCGTTCCGTTTCCGCCGTCTACGTCGTCCGAACCGGAGTCCTGCTCCGCACCGTTCGCCTCGGTTTCGTTCGTCGGTTCGTCGTCGGGTTCCGCGGCTCCGTCGTCACCGTCTGATTCGCCGCTGCCGTCTTCGGCGTCTCCGCCGTCGTCTTCCGGTGCATCGTCACCGGTGTCGTCCTCGCCGTCCGACTCGTCGCCGGCCTCGTTCGCTTCGGGTCGGATCGCGAGCAGCGTCTCACCGCTGGCGTAAATCGTCCCGTCGGCCAGCGCGAGGCTCGGTCGTTCGTCGGTGGCGATCGCCCACTCGACCTCGCCGTTCTCGTCGAAGGCGTAGACGCCGGTCTCCGGTTCGGGCATCTCGTCCGCTGTGTAGCCATCCCCGTTGACGGTGGCGCCCGCGTAGACGGTCCCGTCGGCGACAACCGCGGACGACACGTGGTACATGCCGTACACCGTCTCCCAATCGTTCTCCCCCGTCTCCCGATCGAACCCGTCCAGGTCGTGGGTCGACCGGGCGAAGAACCGTCTGTCGGTGACCGGTCCCGGCGTGATCGCGGACTCGCTTTTCGTCCGCTTCACGCCCGTTTCCGCGTCGTAGAGCGTCACGTGGCCGTTCTCCCACACGGCTTCGGGCTCCGAGTCCACGCTGCCGACGGCGACGACGTCGTCGGTCGCGACGGGGTGGCTGACCTGTCTGTCGCTCGGCGCCGTAAAGTGACTGTACTCGTCCGTTCCCGCCGGGTCGTCGTCGGTCCAGCGCTCGGCGCCGTCCGCGAGTTCGCGCGCGAACAGCCGCGACTCGCTCGCAGCGAACACCGCACCGTCGCCGACGGCGACCGGCTGTTCGTACAGCGTTCCGTCGGCCGGGTCGAACTCCCACCGGACTTCGAGGTCGCGAGCGTCGACGGCGCAGAGAATCCCACCAGCGACGACGAGGACGCGCCCGTCCGCGACGACGGGAGACGGAATCGCCTCGTCGTAGCCGAGGTCGGCCTGACAACAGAGCGTGCCGTCGCGTTCGATCCGCGTCAGCCGTTCGCCGCCGACGTACACCGCCTCGTCCGTCACCGCGGGCGTCCCGCTCGCGCCGATAGCGCCGGTTTTCCACTCGAGCGATCCGTCGGCGGCGTCGAGCGCGTGGACCTCCCCGCCGGTCGTCAGGTAGACGGTGCCGTCGACGACCGCGGTCGGGCCACTGCGGTCGTACTCCCAGGCGACGGTGACTGGCGCTTTCGGCCCGCTCTCGGTCGAGATGGCGTTGTTCCCCGGGTTTCCGCCCAGCGACGACCAGCCGGCGGCTTCTCCGATCGACGCCGGTTCATCGTCTTCGTCGGCAGCCGCGGCGCTAGTCGTGAGCGATCCACCTGCGATCGCGAGTCCCGCGTACTGCAGGACTCGTCGTCTCTCGTGTTCGACCATACCACTGACCGTCGGTCACTCGAGCCAATAGCTACCGAGTGGGTAGAATCGTTGTCACCTTCGAATCATCCATCGTAACGGTTCGACCAGTGACAACTGTCGGCGCGTACGGCCGAAACGGGCGCCGATGCCGCCGATTTGTCTTCGAACGGAAACTGCATCCGACCAATTGGATACTCTACGGGAAACGAGGGGGTCGGTGGCCGGCGACGCCCGCGAAACCAGTCAGACGGGCGTCAGACGACGGTCGTCCTCGATCCGTCGGTCGCCCTCCCGTACCGATGTCTCCATGCGAAATGAAGGGGTTTGACTGATCGCTGATACTGTATTTCAGAAATTAGTTACGTTCTGATCCATCGACGCGGATTTCGGAACCGCCGACGAATCGACGACGTCGTCATCGAACCGCATCGCGTTCGGCCTCGATTCGCTCGACGTAGGCCGCGGTGACGGCGTCGAAAATCGCGTCGCCGGCCTCGGGAGTCGCTTCGTCGGGATCGCCCAGCACGCCGTTTTCGGTGATCGATTTGAACCCCTCGCTGAGCAAGCGCGCGGTGGAAATCGATCCCTCCGGTCCTGCCTCGAGTCGATCCGTCCGAACCAGTCCTTCGTCGATCGCGAGGATCATAGCGGTCTCGGCGGCTCCAGCGTGGATGACGTCCTCCTGATACTCGATTCCGGCGTCGCGGAGCCCCTCGTTCAGCAGGGCCATGTGATCATCGAGGTCCGCGAGCGCGATCACGTTCGCGTCGATCTCGCGGGCGATCTCGGGCGCGACGGTCGAGACCGGCGCGAAGTTTCCGCCGTGGGTCGGCACGAGGACGACGTGCTCGAACCCGTGGTCGTCCAGCGAGCGACAGTAGGCGCGGATCAGGTCCATCAGCGTCTCCGGCGGCACCGTGATCGTGCCTGGAAACTCCATGTGATGCCCGGAGCAACCGGGGCGAATCGTCGGCGCCGCCAGCGCGTCACCGAGCTCCGCGGCAATGCGCCGCGACAGTTCGTCGCCGTCCAACGCGTCCATATTCAGCGGCAGGTGGGGCCCGTGCTGCTCGATCGAGCCGACCGCCACGATCGCCGTCCGCCGTCCGTTCTCGAGCGCCGTTTCGACTTCCGGCCAAGTACACTCCTCGAGGCGCACCGAACTGGGAGAAGGCATCTGCTGGTTCAGTAGAATTGGTCACCGAAAATACGTCTTTTGTCCGTGCCATCGATGTCGACCCGGACGGTGTACTCTCGTGTATCTCGTCAAGGCACTTATTTCTCCGGAGCCCCTTCGTTGAGCTATGAAATGGCAGGCGGACTGGGGGTTACGCTTCCGGATGTTCCTGACGATGTTTCTGCTGTTCGCGCTGTACATCGTCTTCGCGGGCGTAATCGCCGCGTACATGGGTAGTTTCGTCGTCTTCGTCGTCCTCTTCGGCGGGATGTCGTTGGTCCAGTACTACTTCAGCGACACGCTCACGTTGCGGAGCATGGGCGCGAAGACGGTTTCGGCCGACGAGTACCCCGAACTGCACGCGTCGATCGAACGGCTCTCGCAGCAGGCCGACCTCCCGAAACCGAAAGTCGCGGTCGTCGACTCCAAGGTCCCGAACGCCTTCGCGACCGGGCGTAACCAGAAAAACGCGGCCGTCTGCGTGACGACGGGGATCATGCGGACGCTCGACCAGGACGAACTCGACGGCGTGCTCGCCCACGAACTCGCCCACGTCAAGAACCGGGACATGATGGTGATGACCATCGCCTCGTTCCTCTCGACGATCGCGTTCATGATCGTCCGCTGGGGCGCGTTCTTCGGCGGCGGTCACGGCCGCGGTCGGCAGGGCGGGGGCGGCGGCATCATCGTCGCCATCCTCGTCTCGCTGGTCGTCTGGATCATCAGCTATCTGCTCATCCGGGCGCTCTCGCGGTACCGCGAGTAC containing:
- a CDS encoding YkgJ family cysteine cluster protein, with product MEVHCEGCAGCCMDWRALLEDGENEGAIDSVGTASERRHRPFDDGEGDGRPPIDDDANFVALARDEVRGFLEAGMAAALTPRFWRARDESEGVEIDGRSVAAVAGRPVFFVGLRKPPKPVAPFDREEPAWLPTCVFLDPMTLQCRIHDGERFPDECGAYPAHNLALEQETECERVEAAFGGERLLETEVDADLDGLLLGSQALGAKLFAHPRPEDLEGIVERTANGTLTAADRAECLAVAAASSPGTLAISEYHYEWGKERALEAASDETATDHRDSSTDSDAGDDRSDDAPDSERDRDESWVGPAIREWHRRRAAADGTVPDPDVATEVEDDRGAPGTPGWDALE
- a CDS encoding DUF7561 family protein, which gives rise to MARNTCDGCERTISVAGGIANLWTFGENDGSDGTAMALELADGSEHLLCYPCIEALPDEPTADDVARLEQVDEEHSQLSVQ
- a CDS encoding helicase C-terminal domain-containing protein translates to MNPERIFEEFPAPSYRGTQEQALRDIQDAFAAGNDVVLVRAPTGSGKSLLARAVAGCARKIDDADPSDATGAYYTTPQVSQLDDVAADDLLADLNVIRGKSNYSCILPDERDTPVNQAPCVRERGYDCSVKHRCPYFSDRAIASNRNIAAMTLAYFMQTAGSEVFRKRDVVVVDEAHGLAEWAEMYATIQLGPRTVPFWDDLRVPEIDDLDRAVRYAENLQQKCTRRKDEVLAQDSLTTAEVRERDRLQELIGELDWFVSDYRDPQSPTTWLVDQSELSGARTSGDADGNDDPAGGPLTIKPMNPEKYLQHTVWDRGNKFALLSATILNKEAFCRQVGLTPENVALVDVEHTFPVENRPLYDVSQGKMTYEQRDETTPKIARTIVRLMARHPDEKGLVHAHSYDIQERLADLLADFGVGDRIRTHDRDGRDAALDGWKASDDPDVFLSVKMEEALDLKGDLCRWQVLCKAPFLNTGDSRVAHRLEEGQWAWYYRTALRTVIQACGRVVRAPDDHGATYLADSSLLDLFERARTDMPDWFEAQVVRMERPELPEFQPSAALGGGASSTRGSGGADDADGRERRTRTDRSRTRSRSRRSGRSSNSSPVADVWDTDG
- a CDS encoding class I SAM-dependent methyltransferase, with translation MPEDPDTIDDALERAEADAPLAAIVEKTRAETAIESLRAEGVYDDSRKVREARGRRDAMPVDPANESKTGVQTGNDATSEDGSEREQVALPVTEPPTETRVLEIVRQLEPERRNPDLEDLLADRGWTDAQLEAVPGSWAVIGSVILVTVPEGCPDGGELGEALLEIHGEADSVLADEGIANDGTAGTHREPRTRLIAGERDTETIHTEHGTRYGLDPAKVMFSPGNQAERARMGELGSTDERVFDMFAGIGYFTLPMARAGARVTATEINPTAFRYLLENAMLNDVGDRVDAYMTDCRELAGELEADRVVMGYYGSGGSGGETDEFDGEASGADDGDGTRTDEAHEFLPAALEALSPGGVVHYHEATPESRLWDRPLERLAAAGEAAGREFEVLEKRRVKSHSAGVAHVVVDARFE
- a CDS encoding 60S ribosomal export protein NMD3; translated protein: MSESRAFCPRCGDPVPERSASDADGEPANDPLRPGAEVELCDSCYFEGFDFVDAPDRIDVRVCAQCGAVYRGNRWVDVGAQDYTDIAIEEVSEALAVHVDVEDVAWQVEPEQIDENTIRMHCYFTGVVRGTPVEEQVMVPVKIARQTCLRCGRIAGDYYASIVQIRAEERTPTTDEMDRAKEIANTVVADMEATGDRNAFVTEMGEVDEGLNIKVSTNKIGKKISNKMVEEFGGTVNDAETLVTEDEDGNEVYRVTFAVRLPPYTPGDVIELADDDGGPVIVRSARGNLKGVRATTGERYEASYEEGNAPDARKLGDLEDAVEATVVTVEDENAVQVLDPETYRATTVSRPDYFDPEAETVPVLKSRAGLHVLPDPDPDTGDEGEDESGHYDPYANRDEDDA
- a CDS encoding outer membrane protein assembly factor BamB family protein, translated to MVEHERRRVLQYAGLAIAGGSLTTSAAAADEDDEPASIGEAAGWSSLGGNPGNNAISTESGPKAPVTVAWEYDRSGPTAVVDGTVYLTTGGEVHALDAADGSLEWKTGAIGASGTPAVTDEAVYVGGERLTRIERDGTLCCQADLGYDEAIPSPVVADGRVLVVAGGILCAVDARDLEVRWEFDPADGTLYEQPVAVGDGAVFAASESRLFARELADGAERWTDDDPAGTDEYSHFTAPSDRQVSHPVATDDVVAVGSVDSEPEAVWENGHVTLYDAETGVKRTKSESAITPGPVTDRRFFARSTHDLDGFDRETGENDWETVYGMYHVSSAVVADGTVYAGATVNGDGYTADEMPEPETGVYAFDENGEVEWAIATDERPSLALADGTIYASGETLLAIRPEANEAGDESDGEDDTGDDAPEDDGGDAEDGSGESDGDDGAAEPDDEPTNETEANGAEQDSGSDDVDGGNGTNDADEEGGISEGATNGTERTDDGSNSDAGEGDGDENASGEDANDGMPGFTAGAGIAGGALSLEWLRRRETDGGAGADDEKKS
- a CDS encoding creatininase family protein, with protein sequence MPSPSSVRLEECTWPEVETALENGRRTAIVAVGSIEQHGPHLPLNMDALDGDELSRRIAAELGDALAAPTIRPGCSGHHMEFPGTITVPPETLMDLIRAYCRSLDDHGFEHVVLVPTHGGNFAPVSTVAPEIAREIDANVIALADLDDHMALLNEGLRDAGIEYQEDVIHAGAAETAMILAIDEGLVRTDRLEAGPEGSISTARLLSEGFKSITENGVLGDPDEATPEAGDAIFDAVTAAYVERIEAERDAVR
- the htpX gene encoding zinc metalloprotease HtpX, which codes for MKWQADWGLRFRMFLTMFLLFALYIVFAGVIAAYMGSFVVFVVLFGGMSLVQYYFSDTLTLRSMGAKTVSADEYPELHASIERLSQQADLPKPKVAVVDSKVPNAFATGRNQKNAAVCVTTGIMRTLDQDELDGVLAHELAHVKNRDMMVMTIASFLSTIAFMIVRWGAFFGGGHGRGRQGGGGGIIVAILVSLVVWIISYLLIRALSRYREYAADRGAAAITGNPSALASALLKISGEMDKVPKEDMREEAEMNAFFIIPIKSGVVGRLFSTHPPTEKRVEQLRTLERELAA